Part of the Candidatus Palauibacter australiensis genome, TCGACCTCAACCGGGAGATCATGAACACGTTCCGTCCGCTCCTGGAGCCGTACTACTATGACGAGACGCGCTTCGACACGTATCTTGATCAACTGGGAATCAAGTATCCCACGCTGTCGCGGCCGGCTTCCGCGGATGACCGGCAGGACAACGCGGGAGCGAGCGCGGGAGCGAACCGAGGACTTTGACAGCCGGAGTTTTCCGATGATCGACGCCAGCCGCAGACTTCTCTCGACAGCCGCCGCCATGCTGCTCGTGGTGACGCTTGCCGGCGCGGGCGGCCCTCCGGAGGCCGTCACGGAGCCTCCGGCCGACGTTACGCCGGCCGCAGCGGCCGACGACGAGCCGACCGAGGTGGGCTGGCGCCTCCTGGCGAGCCTCAACTACCGGACCGGCGAACCGGGCGAGGAGCTGGCGGCGCTCGCAGGCAAGCTCGTCAAGATCCCCGGCTTCACGGTGCCGCTCGAAGACTGGGCGTCCTCGGCCACGGAGTTCCTCCTCGTTCCCTATGTCGGCGCCTGCATCCACACGCCCCCTCCGCCGCCCAACCAGCTCGTCTACATCGAGATGGATGAGGGCAAGCGGGCGAAGTTGGACGGGTGGAATCCGGTGTGGGTCGAGGGCGTGCTCGAGATCGAGCTGACCGAGAGTGTGTACGGCTACGTCGGCTTCACCCTCGCCGGTCAGCAGGTCTATCCGTACGGCCCCTGATCCGCGATGCGGCCGCCTGCATGCACGGAGCGAATCCCCTCACAGGCCAATAGATGAGCCCTGCAATCGACCTCCGGGGCCTGCGCTTCCGCTACGGCGACGGCCCCTGGGTGCTGGACATCGGCGAACTGGCCCTCGAGCGAGGCGCGCGCGCGTTCCTCTTCGGTCCGAGCGGGAGCGGCAAGACCACGCTGCTCGGCGTGCTGGCGGGGGTCCTGGCAGCGACGGAAGGCGAGGTCAGGGTGCTCGGCGAGGACCTCGCCTCGCTCTCGGGCGCCCAGCGGGACGCCTTCCGGGCTGAGCACATCGGCTACGTCTTCCAGATGTTCAACCTCATCCCCTACCTGTCGGTACTCGACAACATCGCGCTCCCCGCGCGCATGGACGCGAAACGCCGGGCCCGGCTGGACGGCGCGGGCGTGAAGGAGACCGCCGCGCTGCTGGCCGATCATCTCCAGATCGGCGACCTGCTGAAGAAGCCGGTGACGGAACTCTCGGTGGGCCAGCAGCAGCGGGTCGCCGCCTGCCGGGCGCTCATTGGGTCGCCCGAGATCATCGTCGCCGACGAACCGACCTCCTCCCTCGACTACGATCGCCGGGAGGCCTTCCTCCAACTGCTCTTCCAGGAGTGCGAGCGCGCCGGCTCCACGCTGGTGTTCGTGAGCCACGACCGCACGCTGGAGGGCATGTTCTCCCGCACCATCTC contains:
- a CDS encoding DUF3299 domain-containing protein produces the protein MIDASRRLLSTAAAMLLVVTLAGAGGPPEAVTEPPADVTPAAAADDEPTEVGWRLLASLNYRTGEPGEELAALAGKLVKIPGFTVPLEDWASSATEFLLVPYVGACIHTPPPPPNQLVYIEMDEGKRAKLDGWNPVWVEGVLEIELTESVYGYVGFTLAGQQVYPYGP
- a CDS encoding ABC transporter ATP-binding protein, encoding MSPAIDLRGLRFRYGDGPWVLDIGELALERGARAFLFGPSGSGKTTLLGVLAGVLAATEGEVRVLGEDLASLSGAQRDAFRAEHIGYVFQMFNLIPYLSVLDNIALPARMDAKRRARLDGAGVKETAALLADHLQIGDLLKKPVTELSVGQQQRVAACRALIGSPEIIVADEPTSSLDYDRREAFLQLLFQECERAGSTLVFVSHDRTLEGMFSRTISLPDVNKAVF